Proteins from a single region of Candidatus Scalindua japonica:
- a CDS encoding helix-turn-helix domain-containing protein produces the protein MSDLQKYIKKRKARDTEFAKGFDTGYEQFKIGVLLKQAREEAGLTQEELAVKLDTKKSAISRIENHAEDIKLSTLEKFAHALGKHLRLEVA, from the coding sequence ATGAGTGACCTTCAAAAGTACATAAAAAAACGTAAGGCACGAGACACTGAATTCGCAAAGGGTTTTGACACCGGATATGAGCAATTCAAAATTGGTGTTTTGCTGAAACAGGCCAGAGAAGAGGCAGGTTTGACTCAGGAGGAGCTTGCGGTAAAATTAGATACAAAAAAATCTGCTATCTCAAGAATTGAAAATCACGCAGAAGATATCAAACTCTCTACTCTCGAAAAGTTTGCACACGCGCTTGGAAAGCATCTTCGGTTGGAAGTGGCCTGA
- a CDS encoding sensor histidine kinase encodes MKIGIRFKFIFFTSLLISIIGVSSSWFFSTQARRQLEEELKKRGYSLISQLAQDGEVKDSMSVAQKAFFFEPIRRLRNLDIEKELAYWRVLLAQDNILLEEKEEWIKTEIDKIPVHNNIKSITGPVFNVYITDTGEQFYNFVIPIYEKHSIADEEFAAQFFGSGEDYDQKEEKLLGIIQIGLTPERINNKMQTVLWTSSLPLGFIIVLVGVGVSYFIASGVVKPVKHLVTITEKVAAGDLGQKVEISSGDEIGLLASQFNQMTRSLKQLIDEKEGVMDELKRVNTELSSINIELVQKNEQLNDAQEQLVRTEKLAAVGTLASGVSHELRNPLSAIKNAVFLLKRKLSRKPLPDIDEKSMQFLDIMDKEIDRSSRIINDLLGFTRVTKPTRFSSDINEVVNEAISRVEIAENIQLSDNLQSNLPLVMIDPNQIGQVLINVIENACQAMVDSGELTISTKVSGRFIEIEIGDSGCGIPEKEIKKIFDPLFTTKSSGTGIGLALCHGIMQKHNGVINVKSQEGVGTKMFIKLPLVDVDE; translated from the coding sequence ATGAAAATTGGAATAAGATTCAAATTCATATTTTTCACAAGTTTACTAATTTCCATTATAGGAGTATCCAGTAGTTGGTTCTTCTCAACTCAAGCGAGGAGACAGCTTGAAGAAGAGTTAAAGAAAAGAGGTTATTCTTTAATATCTCAACTTGCACAGGATGGTGAGGTTAAAGATTCCATGAGTGTCGCGCAAAAAGCTTTCTTTTTTGAACCGATCAGAAGGTTACGCAATTTAGATATAGAGAAGGAGCTGGCATATTGGCGTGTGTTGCTTGCTCAGGATAATATTCTGCTTGAAGAAAAAGAAGAATGGATTAAGACGGAAATTGATAAAATACCTGTACACAACAACATTAAGAGCATTACAGGCCCTGTTTTTAATGTTTACATTACAGATACCGGTGAACAATTTTATAATTTTGTTATACCTATTTATGAAAAGCATTCAATTGCTGATGAAGAATTTGCCGCCCAATTTTTTGGTTCAGGTGAAGATTATGATCAGAAAGAGGAAAAACTCCTGGGGATTATTCAGATCGGTCTGACCCCTGAACGGATTAATAATAAGATGCAGACTGTCCTGTGGACAAGCAGTTTACCATTGGGATTTATTATTGTATTAGTCGGCGTAGGTGTTTCGTATTTTATAGCAAGTGGAGTAGTAAAACCCGTTAAACATCTTGTAACAATAACGGAAAAGGTCGCGGCTGGTGACTTGGGACAGAAAGTTGAAATTAGTTCGGGAGATGAAATAGGACTGTTGGCATCTCAATTTAATCAGATGACAAGAAGCCTGAAACAGCTTATTGATGAAAAAGAAGGTGTTATGGATGAACTGAAAAGAGTAAATACGGAACTCTCATCAATAAATATTGAGCTGGTCCAGAAGAATGAGCAATTGAATGATGCGCAGGAACAACTGGTAAGAACTGAGAAATTAGCCGCTGTTGGAACATTAGCTTCCGGAGTAAGCCATGAATTAAGAAATCCACTTAGTGCCATAAAAAATGCTGTTTTTCTTTTGAAAAGAAAATTGTCCAGGAAACCATTGCCGGATATTGACGAAAAGTCAATGCAATTTCTTGATATTATGGACAAGGAGATTGATAGAAGTTCCAGAATAATAAATGACCTTTTAGGATTCACACGTGTTACCAAACCCACCAGGTTTAGCTCAGATATCAATGAAGTTGTGAATGAAGCGATATCTAGAGTAGAGATTGCTGAAAATATACAACTGTCTGACAACCTGCAATCCAATCTGCCTCTGGTAATGATAGATCCAAACCAGATAGGCCAGGTACTTATAAACGTGATTGAAAATGCCTGTCAGGCAATGGTGGATAGTGGAGAACTGACAATCAGCACAAAAGTGTCAGGTCGTTTTATCGAAATTGAAATTGGTGATTCGGGATGTGGAATTCCTGAAAAAGAGATAAAAAAAATATTCGACCCACTGTTTACAACTAAATCCAGTGGAACGGGGATTGGCCTGGCATTATGCCATGGAATTATGCAAAAACATAATGGGGTTATCAATGTGAAAAGCCAGGAAGGTGTTGGGACGAAAATGTTTATTAAACTACCATTAGTAGATGTAGATGAGTGA
- a CDS encoding glycosidase, whose amino-acid sequence MMVNDAMQVFERSKENPIIRVSDIPYPANSVFNAAATEFKNEILLLMRVEDRRGISHFTTATSRNGVTDWTIGETPVMKPCLQAHEEEQWGIEDPRITYLPETKKWIIAYTAYSKFGPMVALALTEDFVSFERLGAVMPPVNKDAALFPVRFNGRWAMIHRPVSPYDGAHIWISFSPDLIHWGEHHVLVEARSRPWWDSAKVGLSPQPIRTDEGWLILYHGVKTTAAGSIYRNGLALLDLEKPTKLIARSDEWVFSPEEEYERTGDVDNVVFPCGWMEQDNNIRIYYGSADSCIATASASKTSLLAWLRNHNSLIK is encoded by the coding sequence ATGATGGTAAATGATGCAATGCAGGTTTTCGAACGTTCTAAAGAGAACCCAATTATCAGGGTAAGTGACATTCCTTACCCCGCAAATTCTGTATTTAACGCCGCAGCTACAGAGTTTAAAAATGAAATTCTGCTTCTCATGCGTGTAGAAGACAGGCGGGGGATTTCACATTTTACAACGGCAACAAGCAGGAATGGTGTCACAGACTGGACAATAGGCGAAACACCTGTGATGAAACCTTGTCTTCAGGCACACGAAGAAGAACAGTGGGGAATTGAAGATCCGAGGATTACTTATCTTCCTGAAACGAAGAAATGGATTATCGCATATACTGCTTATTCAAAATTTGGCCCTATGGTCGCCCTTGCTCTTACCGAAGATTTCGTATCATTTGAAAGATTAGGCGCAGTAATGCCACCGGTCAACAAGGATGCGGCTCTTTTCCCAGTCCGGTTCAACGGAAGATGGGCAATGATTCACCGGCCTGTTTCTCCATATGACGGTGCTCACATCTGGATCTCCTTTTCACCAGATCTGATACACTGGGGAGAACATCATGTTCTGGTTGAGGCACGCAGTCGTCCCTGGTGGGATTCTGCTAAAGTAGGTCTCTCACCACAACCAATAAGAACCGACGAAGGTTGGCTGATTCTTTACCATGGTGTAAAGACTACAGCCGCGGGAAGTATTTACAGAAACGGTTTAGCTCTCCTGGATCTTGAAAAACCTACCAAATTGATTGCAAGATCTGATGAATGGGTATTTTCTCCGGAAGAGGAATACGAAAGGACCGGAGATGTTGATAACGTTGTTTTTCCGTGCGGTTGGATGGAGCAAGACAACAATATAAGGATATACTACGGAAGCGCCGATTCATGTATCGCCACGGCATCAGCAAGTAAGACATCTCTCCTTGCCTGGTTACGCAACCACAATTCCCTTATTAAGTAG
- a CDS encoding type II toxin-antitoxin system RelE/ParE family toxin, which yields MNLVEELDRVPSQYLKKLTKTDELWEVRVTVGSNIYRLLGFFYGTNLLVLAHAFQKKTQKTPRQAIKLAEKRKHEYFERKGRKR from the coding sequence TTGAATCTGGTTGAGGAGTTAGACCGTGTTCCTTCTCAGTATTTAAAAAAACTTACAAAAACGGATGAACTTTGGGAAGTTCGGGTCACAGTGGGTTCAAATATCTACAGGCTTCTTGGCTTTTTCTATGGAACGAATTTATTAGTTTTGGCTCATGCATTCCAAAAGAAAACTCAAAAAACACCGAGACAAGCCATCAAGCTTGCTGAAAAACGTAAACACGAATATTTTGAAAGGAAGGGGAGAAAAAGATGA
- a CDS encoding glycoside hydrolase family 130 protein, with translation MKLMVTKKRETFKCDPTRVIARFYKPGSEERIRNIFKRVLGLSKEECKTILTDVLTDFANRHYDIKRIFLESYERIKVRPPGYDQLSKEQMLLLGAYFTNEYSIESAALFNPSMVPHPDQSNLSPGSQRFILSFRATGEGHISSIVFRSGVIDAKNNLIMDSVSPYAVRPAFELYPEYDRSTVVTQIKKIVERIEEDLGDINQIAFPEKSENIAEKIDKAQFIVDNLGRETRDMMKWLAKSDYEITFDDSTAISERVIFPVVNHEKNGIEDARFVRFIDDKGDVRYFATYTAYCGHSILPMMLETKDFLKFKMCALNGRAALNKGMALFPRKVNGRYMMVSRQDGESMYTMQSDNVRFWDEAKQLDSPQHSWEFFQIGNCGSPIETEKGWLLLTHGVGPMRTYCIGIELLDINDPSKVIAKLEEPLIFSQKSERQGYVPNVVYSCGGMLHGETLVIPYGVSDTSSRVATVELAPLFECLLSSKK, from the coding sequence ATGAAGTTGATGGTTACTAAAAAGCGCGAAACTTTTAAGTGTGACCCTACGCGAGTTATCGCAAGATTTTACAAGCCTGGAAGTGAAGAGCGTATCAGAAATATCTTTAAAAGAGTTTTGGGGCTTTCAAAAGAAGAATGTAAAACTATCCTGACCGACGTGCTGACAGATTTTGCAAATCGTCATTATGATATCAAAAGGATATTCCTTGAAAGTTATGAAAGAATAAAGGTGAGGCCTCCGGGGTATGATCAACTATCGAAAGAACAAATGTTGTTATTAGGGGCATATTTCACAAATGAATATTCCATTGAATCTGCCGCATTGTTTAATCCTTCGATGGTGCCTCACCCTGACCAAAGCAATCTTTCTCCCGGATCACAAAGATTCATTTTAAGCTTTCGGGCCACCGGGGAAGGGCACATTTCTTCTATCGTATTCCGTAGCGGTGTCATAGATGCAAAAAATAATTTGATAATGGATTCAGTAAGCCCTTATGCAGTGAGACCTGCTTTTGAATTATATCCTGAATACGACCGGAGTACGGTTGTAACACAAATAAAAAAAATTGTTGAAAGAATTGAAGAAGATCTGGGAGATATTAATCAAATTGCGTTTCCGGAAAAATCAGAAAATATTGCGGAAAAAATTGATAAAGCTCAGTTTATCGTGGATAATCTCGGACGCGAAACGCGGGATATGATGAAATGGTTGGCAAAGTCAGATTATGAAATAACATTTGATGATAGTACCGCAATCTCCGAACGTGTGATTTTTCCGGTTGTCAATCACGAAAAGAACGGTATCGAAGATGCCAGATTTGTGCGTTTCATCGATGATAAAGGAGATGTCAGATATTTTGCTACTTATACGGCTTATTGCGGCCATAGCATTTTACCAATGATGCTGGAAACGAAGGATTTTCTGAAATTCAAAATGTGCGCATTGAACGGCAGAGCCGCTCTTAACAAGGGTATGGCCTTATTTCCAAGAAAGGTAAATGGCCGTTACATGATGGTTTCCAGACAGGATGGAGAAAGTATGTATACCATGCAATCTGACAATGTCCGTTTCTGGGATGAAGCAAAACAACTCGATTCCCCTCAACATAGTTGGGAGTTTTTTCAGATAGGAAATTGTGGTTCTCCAATTGAGACCGAAAAAGGCTGGCTACTCTTGACACATGGTGTGGGCCCAATGAGAACATATTGTATTGGTATAGAATTGTTGGATATAAATGATCCTTCAAAGGTTATCGCAAAGTTGGAAGAACCCTTGATCTTCTCACAGAAATCTGAACGTCAAGGATACGTTCCTAATGTTGTATATTCGTGTGGAGGCATGTTACACGGTGAAACATTAGTTATTCCGTATGGTGTATCCGATACATCATCCAGGGTTGCAACGGTAGAGCTTGCGCCACTGTTTGAATGTCTACTCTCTTCTAAAAAGTAG
- a CDS encoding glycosyltransferase family 4 protein, producing MRIDSISNVAFLGNYLPRKCGIATFTTDLSEAVSSVSPQLGVSVIAMTNTPETYNYPKRVSFEIRQHNIDDYKRAADYINSSNVDILCLQHEFGIFGGAWGNYLLTFMKSINVPIVTTFHTVLEKDIGQEEVFREICDLSDRVVVMSNMAMKILDKYKIPDEKKIFIHHGVPDLPFVDPNFYKDKFKAMGKKVIFSFGLIGPDKGLEYMLEAMPKIIKKHNDVIYIILGSTHPEIVKSKGEEYYLFLQRLVDKLELNKHVFFHKKFVELEELCEYLSAADIYVTPYIKKEQIVSGTLAYAVGTGKAVVSTPYWYAQELLADNRGMLAKFKNPSSLAQAINKLLDDPTVLHTTRIKAYQYGRDMTWKNVAINYVDAFNDTISSIEEGKVVYGRVERPIRLTSLPEVNLNHLRNLTSHYGIVQHAKYTVPNYKHGYALDDNARALILSAQYFKLYQNREILFLLDKYLAFLINAQDESGRFTNFFDMGLSPTEENDPAINLGDDWHGRSLWALGYLIAFAPDHYSVIAKECFDKAVTHRVESLRGAAFAILGIFNYLRRYGGARDVRSILISYCDMIVTEYERHQDSKWQWFENILAYANGLLPTALFKGYTIEKNIKYFNTAMATMNFLLDNCIRNDTMSLIGSHRWYKKNKVRSLFDQQPIDAFWMIKVCKAAYLVTKDEEYLKPMKISFEWFLGGNDNNRNLYDFVTGGCYDGLTRTGVNLNQGAESTICFLLSLLSMKEISVVQENPEKEA from the coding sequence ATGCGTATAGACAGCATCAGTAATGTGGCATTCCTGGGTAACTATTTGCCAAGAAAGTGCGGTATCGCAACATTTACAACAGATCTGAGTGAGGCCGTCTCCAGTGTATCACCTCAGTTGGGCGTTTCTGTTATCGCAATGACAAATACGCCGGAAACATACAATTATCCCAAACGGGTAAGTTTCGAAATTCGGCAACATAATATTGATGATTATAAAAGAGCGGCAGATTATATAAACTCAAGCAATGTTGACATATTGTGTTTACAGCATGAGTTCGGGATATTTGGAGGCGCCTGGGGGAACTATTTGCTCACATTTATGAAATCAATCAATGTGCCGATAGTAACAACATTTCATACCGTCCTTGAAAAGGACATAGGGCAGGAAGAAGTCTTCAGAGAGATATGTGATCTTAGCGACAGGGTTGTCGTAATGAGCAACATGGCAATGAAAATACTGGATAAATATAAAATACCTGATGAGAAGAAGATTTTTATCCATCACGGCGTGCCAGATCTGCCATTTGTTGATCCTAATTTCTACAAAGACAAATTTAAGGCCATGGGCAAGAAGGTCATTTTTTCCTTCGGCCTTATCGGGCCTGACAAAGGCCTTGAATATATGTTGGAGGCCATGCCTAAGATCATCAAAAAGCATAATGACGTTATATATATTATTCTTGGTAGTACTCATCCTGAAATCGTTAAAAGCAAGGGTGAAGAGTATTACTTATTTCTACAACGGCTTGTTGACAAACTTGAACTAAACAAACACGTTTTTTTTCACAAGAAGTTTGTCGAGCTGGAAGAGCTGTGTGAATATCTTTCAGCAGCCGATATTTATGTCACGCCCTATATTAAAAAAGAACAAATTGTTTCCGGAACTCTGGCTTATGCTGTTGGCACAGGTAAGGCCGTGGTATCAACTCCGTATTGGTATGCACAAGAACTATTGGCCGATAACCGCGGGATGCTCGCTAAATTCAAGAACCCTTCTTCACTGGCACAAGCTATCAACAAGTTACTGGATGATCCAACAGTGCTTCATACAACCAGAATAAAGGCCTACCAATACGGGAGGGACATGACATGGAAGAATGTTGCTATTAATTATGTTGACGCTTTCAATGATACCATTAGTTCTATAGAGGAAGGCAAGGTTGTGTATGGAAGGGTTGAACGCCCAATTCGCTTGACCAGTCTTCCTGAAGTGAATTTAAACCATTTGAGAAATCTGACCAGTCATTATGGGATAGTACAACATGCGAAGTACACAGTACCCAATTATAAACACGGATATGCACTTGACGACAACGCCAGGGCATTGATCCTCTCTGCTCAATACTTTAAGCTCTATCAGAATCGGGAAATACTGTTTCTCCTTGATAAATACCTGGCATTTCTCATCAATGCACAGGATGAGTCGGGACGTTTCACTAACTTTTTTGATATGGGGCTAAGCCCAACCGAAGAAAACGACCCCGCCATTAATCTTGGAGATGACTGGCACGGACGCTCTTTATGGGCGTTGGGTTATCTTATTGCATTCGCTCCTGATCATTATTCGGTAATTGCAAAAGAGTGTTTTGACAAGGCTGTCACGCATAGAGTAGAGAGCCTGAGGGGGGCCGCGTTTGCGATACTGGGCATATTTAATTACCTGCGGAGATACGGCGGGGCCCGGGATGTGAGATCAATTCTCATCTCATATTGCGACATGATTGTTACTGAATATGAGCGACACCAGGATAGTAAATGGCAATGGTTTGAGAATATCCTGGCATATGCAAATGGGTTATTACCTACCGCTTTATTCAAAGGTTATACTATAGAAAAAAACATAAAATATTTTAACACGGCCATGGCAACGATGAATTTTCTGCTGGATAACTGTATAAGAAATGACACCATGTCTCTCATCGGAAGCCACCGATGGTATAAAAAGAATAAAGTAAGATCGCTCTTCGATCAACAACCCATTGACGCATTCTGGATGATCAAAGTTTGTAAGGCAGCCTATTTGGTCACCAAAGATGAAGAATATCTTAAACCCATGAAAATATCATTCGAGTGGTTCCTGGGGGGCAATGATAACAACCGGAATCTGTACGATTTTGTTACAGGGGGCTGTTATGATGGGTTAACCAGGACAGGCGTAAATCTGAATCAGGGAGCAGAAAGCACGATATGTTTCCTTCTTTCCTTGTTAAGTATGAAAGAGATATCTGTAGTTCAGGAGAATCCAGAGAAAGAGGCATGA
- a CDS encoding ABC transporter substrate-binding protein gives MINTIRIFLVLIITLCSLISSTYCAHAEKTAVVIKSQSLSAYNEVVNGFQDECIENNIKIKSIYDLNGKMKVGQKIVRKVRMEKPDIVLAIGVLAATVVKEKIDDIPIVFCMVINHERFYLSAPNITGISTEIAIKDQLKGFQAVLSPFKRMGVIYDPSKTGNIVENAEKEVENSGMSLVKYEIDSPKEVSDAMEKLIGKIDVLWLLPDSSVVTKKSFGLIKSTTLKNRIPLLCTSDAFVKAGALAAVFPDYNFVGRQAAGLARKILVQSVAGSLGIVNPDHFRLAINTDTAEKLGLEVKVGQEDLKIKIYP, from the coding sequence ATGATAAATACAATCCGCATATTTTTGGTACTTATTATAACTCTTTGTTCACTCATTAGCAGTACTTACTGTGCTCATGCAGAAAAGACAGCAGTTGTGATCAAGAGTCAGAGCCTCTCCGCATATAACGAAGTTGTTAATGGCTTCCAGGATGAATGTATTGAAAATAATATTAAGATAAAATCAATTTACGATCTGAATGGCAAGATGAAAGTCGGGCAGAAGATAGTACGCAAGGTCAGGATGGAAAAGCCGGATATTGTTCTGGCAATAGGAGTTCTGGCGGCGACTGTAGTAAAAGAGAAAATCGATGATATACCTATTGTGTTTTGTATGGTAATTAATCATGAACGATTTTATCTTTCTGCGCCAAACATAACAGGCATTTCAACTGAAATTGCCATAAAAGACCAATTGAAAGGTTTTCAGGCTGTTTTAAGCCCGTTTAAGCGTATGGGTGTAATTTATGACCCTTCTAAGACTGGAAACATTGTTGAAAACGCAGAGAAAGAAGTAGAGAATAGTGGTATGAGTCTGGTTAAATATGAAATTGATTCACCAAAAGAGGTATCCGATGCGATGGAAAAGCTGATAGGCAAGATTGATGTCCTGTGGTTGTTGCCTGATAGTTCAGTAGTAACGAAAAAGTCATTTGGATTAATTAAATCCACTACACTCAAAAACAGGATTCCTTTGCTATGTACATCAGATGCTTTCGTGAAGGCAGGAGCCCTGGCAGCCGTGTTTCCGGATTATAATTTTGTCGGAAGACAGGCAGCAGGATTAGCCAGAAAAATATTAGTACAATCCGTCGCAGGTTCGCTTGGTATCGTAAATCCGGACCACTTTAGATTAGCAATAAACACCGATACAGCAGAAAAACTTGGTTTAGAAGTTAAAGTGGGCCAGGAAGATCTGAAGATAAAAATTTATCCATAA
- a CDS encoding response regulator produces MSEQLNILVVDDEPGIRITLTEILEDEGYNVIAAADGYKGIAAAQKKNFEIAFIDMRMPGINGIETFKEIKRISPGTTVFLMTAFLAEETLNEMVGLEIQAILDKPLDLDVILKTLKEDLTKTTILVVDDECSFRETLKEVLGKNGYSAYVAEDGLTAIKMAKETHFDIVFIDVMLPGINGFQTLEKIKEIDPATNVIMMTDQNIDDFIEPAVSRGAFAHLTKPVDLVKLLQLTINAIENR; encoded by the coding sequence ATGAGTGAACAGCTTAACATATTAGTAGTAGACGATGAACCAGGTATAAGAATTACCCTGACAGAAATCCTGGAAGATGAGGGATACAACGTTATAGCGGCTGCAGATGGTTATAAGGGGATCGCCGCTGCTCAAAAGAAAAATTTTGAAATTGCTTTCATAGATATGAGAATGCCGGGAATTAATGGCATTGAGACATTTAAAGAAATCAAGAGAATTAGTCCCGGTACAACTGTTTTTTTGATGACTGCTTTTCTTGCTGAAGAAACTTTGAATGAAATGGTCGGGCTGGAAATACAGGCAATCCTGGACAAACCATTGGACCTGGATGTAATTTTGAAAACTTTAAAGGAAGATTTAACAAAGACTACTATACTGGTAGTTGATGACGAATGTTCTTTTCGCGAAACATTAAAAGAGGTGTTGGGGAAAAATGGGTACAGTGCATATGTAGCAGAAGACGGGCTCACTGCAATAAAAATGGCAAAAGAAACTCATTTTGATATTGTTTTTATTGATGTCATGTTACCTGGAATAAACGGGTTTCAAACACTTGAAAAGATCAAGGAAATTGATCCGGCAACAAACGTAATAATGATGACAGACCAGAATATTGATGATTTTATAGAGCCGGCGGTATCACGAGGGGCCTTTGCACATTTAACCAAACCTGTTGACTTGGTAAAGTTATTGCAATTAACAATTAATGCCATAGAAAACAGATAG
- the ubiE gene encoding bifunctional demethylmenaquinone methyltransferase/2-methoxy-6-polyprenyl-1,4-benzoquinol methylase UbiE: MNTDKEISQEELLKKRAESIKSMFGSIVGVYDLLNALLSLNFDKSWRKFATKVSGIKPDTKVLDVCTGTGDLAISYSKLLNGNGMVVGSDYCHDMLKYGLPKIKKRDLEDKIKLVEADTLQLPFRDNAFDISTVSFGIRNVANLEDGIKEMRRVVGPNGKVVILEFSQPTNFLFKRIYFFYFTRILPMIGKLISRSKVDAYSYLPQSVLAFPDRVSLKKKMEQCGLEDVMFFTRTLGIVTIHIGKKTANS, from the coding sequence ATGAATACTGATAAGGAAATATCACAAGAGGAACTCCTCAAAAAGAGGGCCGAAAGCATAAAAAGCATGTTTGGTTCTATAGTAGGCGTATATGACCTTCTGAATGCGTTATTAAGTCTTAATTTTGATAAGTCGTGGCGAAAGTTTGCTACAAAAGTAAGCGGCATAAAGCCGGATACAAAAGTGCTGGATGTTTGTACGGGTACGGGAGACCTTGCGATCTCATATTCAAAATTATTAAATGGAAACGGGATGGTAGTCGGAAGTGACTATTGCCATGATATGCTGAAATATGGGCTTCCGAAGATTAAAAAAAGAGATTTGGAAGACAAGATCAAACTTGTAGAAGCGGACACACTGCAACTTCCTTTTCGTGATAACGCATTTGATATATCTACCGTTTCTTTTGGTATAAGAAATGTCGCGAACCTTGAAGATGGAATAAAAGAGATGAGAAGAGTAGTCGGGCCGAACGGCAAGGTTGTGATATTGGAGTTCTCACAACCGACAAACTTTCTTTTTAAGAGAATATACTTCTTCTATTTTACCAGGATATTGCCAATGATTGGGAAGTTAATATCCAGAAGCAAGGTTGATGCATACTCATATTTGCCTCAATCAGTATTGGCTTTTCCGGATAGAGTCAGTTTAAAGAAAAAAATGGAGCAGTGCGGCCTGGAAGATGTAATGTTTTTTACCAGGACGTTGGGTATAGTGACAATCCATATAGGAAAAAAAACCGCAAATTCTTGA
- a CDS encoding DUF2283 domain-containing protein, which translates to MKVKYFSDTDTALVEFADNEIVETKEISENVYVDLDSEGNLINTDFLRPNCSHNNNLIM; encoded by the coding sequence ATGAAAGTTAAATATTTTTCAGATACAGATACTGCCCTGGTTGAATTTGCCGACAATGAAATTGTTGAAACTAAAGAAATAAGTGAAAACGTTTATGTTGATCTTGATAGTGAAGGTAACTTAATAAACACCGATTTTCTCAGACCGAACTGTAGTCACAATAACAACCTAATTATGTAG